CGACGAAAGCGTCATAGGGTTGGCCGTCGGGGTCTTCGAATCCCACATGGATCGTTTTGACGCCGCCCGGGAAGACAGGGCAGCTCTCTTTGGCATCGTCACAGACGGTCACCACCAGATTGAAGGGGCCCTCTTTCATCGCTTCGTCGATCGTTTTGGAGTGGTAGCGCTCGTCCCACGCCCCTTCCTCCTCCAACACCCGCTTCGCATCGGGGTTGACCCGGCCGCTGGGGCGGCTGCCGGCACTGAAGGCTTCGATCCCCTTCGTTTGAAGGGTTTTGTTCACCAGCGCTTCGGCGATGATAGAGCGGCAGCTGTTGCCGGTACACAGAATCAGCACTTTTTTCATGCGTTGCATACCTTTCGGTTTTTCGGAATTTCAAGTGGTAGCGAACGAATCTTTTCCAGCGCTGCCCTGTGAAAGGTCCCGGGATTTGGATGAATCGCGTAATAGACCCACCTTCCCCTTCGCTCGGATGTCAAAAATCCCGCCTCTTTCAAAATTTTCAAATGGCGCGAGAGCCTGGATTGGAGCATTTTGAAAGCCTCTTCCAGTTCACAGACGCAGAGCGGACCATACCTGTCGATATACTTGAGCAGCCGGATGCGCGTTTCGTCATAGAGTGCCCCTGCGGCTTTGAGAAAATTTTCGGTTCCCTTCTCCATCGCTTCTCCTTGACGCGAAAGTATATCATTGTTTTTACTACATATCAAAATATATTGATATATTTACTATCTGTTTTTCATTAAATTTTCTGTCTACAGCAAAATTGCCGGCAAATCCGCTACCGAATCGATGACAGCGTCGGGTTTGACACCCCCTTCCAGGTCGGAAGGCCGGAACTTGCCCGTGCGTACCAATACGGCACGTATGCCCGCACGCTGCGCCCCGGCGATGTCGCTTTCGATGTCGTCGCCAACCATCACCGCTTCTTCGGGGGCAACCCCCATGGAGCGAAGAGCCTGGCGGAAAAATTCGGGGCTCGGTTTGCCGACGACCGTCGCCTCCACGCCGGCGGCATACTCCAACGCAGTAACGAAACCGCCGGCATCCAGCGAAAGTTCGCCATCGGCATCTTTGAAATATCGATTTTTCGCCGCGGCGATCAACCTGGCGCCGTTCATCAATGTCCGAAATGCCCGGTTCATGCGCGGGTAGTTGAAGTTTTCTCCCGCGTCCCCCACCACCACAAAAGGCGAAGCGGTGTCGATGCAGTGAAGGCTGCCGAAATACTTCTCCGCCTCCTCGGTCAATATCGTCACCGCCTTGCCGCCGGCCTCCTCCACGATCTGCCGGGCGGCGGCAAGCGCCGTGAAGAGTTGCGATGGCTCGACCTCAAATCCCATTTTTGTCAGTTTCGCATGGATCGTCCCGGGCGGTCTGCGCGTGGAATTGGTCACGAAACGCATGGCGTAACGCCCCTGCAGCGAAGCGATCGCTTCAAGGGCACCGGAAACAGGCTGTTCGCCTACATAGAGCACGCCGCCAATATCCAACAGGATTCCTTTGACATTTTCCATACCATCTCCCTTGTTTTGGCATCATTGCTCTATTCTAACATGGAAGATATCCCATTTCATCCTTTTTCGAGAAAAAAGACAACCTAACCATCCTGCCAAACCATCAAACCATATAGGAAACGGTTTTCTTTTTAGTGGGTCTCACCCTCGACTATCCGTCTGTTGCAAGCTTCAATTATTGGGGTGATAATAGAAAATTTACCGTGTTCACAAACATGGTTGATCAAAAAATAAACAATTGATCAACATTTTGATTAATTTTTAAACAATTTTTGACGATAAATTATAATCATTTCATCGCCTTCCTTGATTTTGGTCAAAAGAAACCGAAAAGGTGTTTTTCTATACTTCCCCTGAATTTTCAAAGTTTTGGCAAGGAGTAAAGGATGTTTCAGACATCATTGGAGCTGCTCAAGTTTCACTGGGCGGCCTATTCGATCTATGCGCTGCTGATCATTTCGGTCATCGCGTGGTTCGGTTACAACCTGACCCGCAAGGAGAAGGTCAAGTCGATCGTTCGGATCCCCTTTTACGGCTACATCGCCTTTCTCGTCGCCGGCGGGGTCGGGCACCATATCTTCACCTACAACGCCATCCCCTGGGTGGCTGAAGATATCATGCGCCACGAAATCACCCCCGACCGCGACTACGAAATAGAGATCGCCAAGCACAAGTGGAAGCTTCCCGAAGAGCAGATGGTCGCCAACATGGGCGAAAAGGTGCGTTTCAACGTCCACAGCCACGACCTTACCTACGGATTCGGCCTCTTTCGAAAAGACGGCACGATGGTGATGCAGATGCAGGTGGTCCCCAAGCACGACAACGACATCGTCTGGACCTTCCACGAGTGCGGCAAATTCGACCTCACCTCCACCGAGTACGCCGGCCCCGGCCAGTACGACAAAGAGACAGGCGAAGACAAGATGTTCGTCAAAGACGCCCTCATCGTCAACTGTAACGACAAATTCGCGAGCAGATAAGGAGCCACAATATGGAAAACGTAGCGAAAAAACCCTTTTTGGAGCAGTTGATCCACGGGACCAACTTCGATGCCGACAGCCTTAGCGCCCTGCAGAAGGTCACCCTGCGGGCGGTGGTGATGAGTTTTCTCTTCTTCGGCCTCGTTGCGATCGAAGGGATGATCATGCGGATGGTGCAGACCGGCCCCATCAACCCTCTGCCCGAGATGTTCAACCATCCCGACCACTACTTCTCCATCATGACGGTGCATCCCATCGTCGGTATCTTCGGCTCGACCTATCAGCTGGTCTTCGCCGCCTTCATGTTCCTGGTGCCCTACCTGACGAAAAAGCCGCTCTACAGCGTCAAACTGGCCAACTTCGTCTGGCTCTGCATCACGATCGGTACGGCGATGGCGTGGATCGCCGGCTTCATCTGGCAGTATGCGCCGCTCTATACACTCTACTGGCCGCTGCCCGCCGACTTCGAGCAGTTCAGCGTCATCGGTGCCTTCGTCTTCGTTATCGGCGTCGCGCTCATCATGATCGGCACCATCGGCTTCATCTACAACATCTACGCCACCATTTTCGCCCGAACCGGTGTGCACAAGAACAAGACGACCAAAGAGCTTCTGATTTCGGGCTTCGGTATTGATGGGTTGATGAACCTCATCCATAAACTGATGGGCAAGCCGCCTTACTCCAAGGAGCCGGCACTCAGCCTGCCTGTCGTCGCCATCTTCCGCGGCACCGTCGACACCTTCCTCGACGCCATCGTCATTCTGGGAGCCGGCATCCTGGTGCTGGTCTACATCGTCGCCCATGCCGGCGGTTTGTCGTGGGATGTCCACGCCGTCGACTCGCTGCTTTATAAAAACTACTTCTGGTGGGGACTCGACCTGGTCGCCGACGGCCTGGTGCTCATCTACGTCGCCGGCTCGTGGTACCTGCTGGCCACCATCATCACCGGCCAGAAGCTCTTCATGGAAAACGTCGCCCGCGCCGCGTTGTTGCTGGAACTCTTCGTCAGCTGGATGGTCTGGAGCCACCACCTGCTGGCCGACCAGCCGCAGCCCGAGATGATGAAGCTCATTTCAGGCGAAATGGTCACCGCCTTCGAACTGCTCACCCAGGGGCTGGCCCTATTCATCACGCTGGTGACACTCTGGAAGGCGCGTCCGCTGAAAATGAGCCCCGAGCTGGCCTACCTGCTGGGCGGACTGGTCGGCTTCGGCCTCGCCGTACCTGCCGGCATCATCCAGGCCGACATGGGCCTCAACCGCGTGTTACACAACACCCAGTGGATCAGCTTCGCGCATTTTCACATCGCGCTGATCGTGGGGCTTTACATGACGCTCTACAGCGCCCTTTACGTCCTGTGGCCGCTGGTGACCAACAACACCAAGCTCTTTAGCAAAAAGCTGACCTGGGCGCACTTCTGGCTCTACCTCATCGGCGGTATCGGCATGGGCGCCTTCGCCGGAATGGCAGGACTTGACGGCATGCTGCGACGCCACCTCTACGTCGACGGAGAGTTCCATGGCTGGATGATCCTGGCGGCCATTTTCGGCACGATGGTACTGATCGCATGGTTCCTCTTTTTGTACAACATCGTCATGAGCGTCGGCCTCAAGGGGCTCATCGGCATCTTCAAACCGGCCAACAACGACATCGCCACCTTCGGCATCGAAGAGGAGCCCGAACCAGCTCCCGCCGCCGTCAAGGCGTGACGGTCCGTGCGCCTGGCGCACGAACCGCGGAGAACAGGGAATAGGGAACAGGAAACAGTGAACGGATGGAGGCGCAAAGCGCCTCTCCCAATAACCAATATACCAATAACCCAATAACAAGGACCATATTGACCAACCTCGACCGCGTCGCCCGTGAAATCAAAGATGTCGGGCTCTACGACCTCATCTTGCAGGATGTCCAGAAGATCGCGGGGACTTCCCGCCCCACGGTGGAGCAGATCAAGGCGATTCTGCAGAGCCACCCCGACATCCTGCGCGATTACAAGCAGACCAACGTCGAATACAACCTCAGCAACATCCACCTCAAACCGATTCCCACCGAGGAACTGAGCGGTGCGTGCCTGAAGGAGGCGAAGCGATTCAACGAAAACCTCGAAACGCTCAAGGCCATCGAAAAGTATACCCTCGACTTCGAACACTCTTCGACGCTGGTCATCATCTTTTCGGTGGAGTTTTTCGTCCTCTTTTCGGTGCAGTACTTCATCGTGTTGCTCAATCTCAAAGCCTACCAGTGGTACATCTACGGGCTCTTCGCCCTCTCCATCGTCGCGGCGTGGTGGTACGCCAGCAAGGAGCGCAAAAAGTACGCCCGCGAAAACGCCCGCTTCGAGCGGCTTTACGACGAGACCCTGGCCATCCTGGAGGAGCTGGAGGCGAAAGGATGCGTCGAAAAAGAGAGGCTTTGGATCATGGAGAGTGACGAGCATGTCTGAACCCTCCTCCATCCATGTTTCCATGACGTGGGACGAAGCGACCTTCCTCGAAGGGGCGAAGATCGCCTACGACGTCGACATGCGCCACTCCTGGCGACGCTACGCGGGGTGGTTTTTCATCGCCCTGACGCAGTTTGGCGTCGTGGGTGCCATCCGCCACCAGGCCATCGGGTTGCTGCTTGTCTCGACCCTGCTGGTCATCTACTGGTACGGCCTGCGCTGGCCCCTGCGTCGGCGGATGCTGCGCCGCTTCTTCCGCTCCCATCCCGACGCCGGCAAAACACTGGAGATCTCCCTTTTAAAAGAGGGAGTCTGCGTCAAAGAGGGGTGCATCCCCTGGAACCGCTTCCTGCGGGCGATTCTCTCCCCCAAAGGGTACCTGCTGCAGCTGGATGACGGTACGTTCCTCTACCTGCCCAGACGCATTTTCCCCGACAGCGACACACGCAACGCCTTCGTCGCCGAAATAAGAGAGAAAATTTCATCTATCGTCAAAATCGACACATAACCCAACACAACAAGGAGTGACCATCATGAAAAAACATTTCGTTATCGCCGTATACGACAAACCCGAAAAAGCGAAAGAGGTTGTCCATCACCTGCTCGATGCGGGTGTCGACAAGCGGACCATCTCTCTCGTCTCCCGAAGCAACGAAGATGAAGCCGAGAAGATCGAAATCGAAAAGGTCGACAGCGATGTCAAAGTGTGGGGTACCCAGGGCGCGCTCTGGGGCGGCCTGATCGGTGCGCTGATGGGGGGCGCCTTCTTCATCGTTCCCGGATTCGGTCCCATCGTCGGCGTCGGGCCCGTTACCGCCGCATTGGCGGGGCTGCTGGGCGGTGCCATGACCGGCGCCGCGGTTCTGGGACTCAGTGACGCCCTCGTCGAATGGGGAATGGGTGAAATCGAGGCCAAACGGTACGAGGAGCTGGTGGAGAAGGGAAAGGTACTGGTCATCGTCCACGGCAAAGAAGAGGCCGTCGCCAAAGCCGAGACCCTGCTACAGTCCACCGGTGCGGAAAAGGTGGAGGTGCATTGACTTTTTTAACTCTCCAATGCGGAGACCCAACCTCCGCTTTGGCATACTTTTCCCACTTTGCCTTCATTCCTAAATCAAGGATCAGTTTCATCGTTTTGGCAGTAGGTCGATTCTTCCGGAAGGAGCTCCTGCGAGTGAGATGGAGATTGCCGTTCCTTTGAAAGCCATCCAGAAGAGAGCATTATCGGTATCCAATGTTTTGAAGTCGAGATTGCAGCAGCCTACTGACCCGATGAAATCTGCCAGATTGCACCGTTTGATTTACAAACTGATGTTACAATATACGCAATAAACGGAATGGATAGATAGACGGGATGATATGGGAAAAATGTTGATACGTTTTTTGATCGACGAGTGGCTGCTTCTGGTTTCACTGGCGGGTTTGGCGGCCACCTCGCTCTACCTGAAAAGTTGGCCTCTCTATACCGAAAAGGAGATGGAGCCGATCTTTCTTCTGTTTGCCCTCTTCGTCGTCGTCAAGGGGATCGAAAACAGCCAACTTCTCGGTATGATCGCCAAAGTGTTGGAAAAAAGGGGACGCATCCCTCTGCTGTTGGTCTTAGTCACGTTCGTGCTCTCCATGTTCGTCACGATCGACGTGACGCTTGTGACGGTTCTGCCCATCGTTATGGCGATGAATATCCGTGAAAAAGAGAATCTCGTCATCCTCGTCGCGCTGACGGCCCACGCGGGTGCGGCGCTCACCCCTTTCGGAACGCCCCAGAATATCTTCATTTTCAGCTATTACGAACTCCAGACCATACCCTTCATCCAGACCATCGCGCCTTTCTCCTTCGGAATGCTTCTGCTCTTTGCCATAGCGGCCCTCTTCCTCAAAAACCGTCCCAACTCCGGCTCGAAACGTAAAAAGAGGCCCATAAGTCAGCCATTGGCACTGATCTATGGCGTCCTTCTGCTTATCGTCGTACTCTGTGTCCTTCGGATCTTGCCGACCGGCACGGCACTGCTGGCGCTCGTTTTCGCTCTCTTTTTCGACCGAAAAAGCCTGAAAGTCGATTACGCCCTTCTTTTGACTTTCATCGCGTTTTTGGGGCTTACCACCAATATCCAGGCGATGATCGGCGCATCGCTGGAACATCCGATGCATATCTTTATCCTCTCC
This genomic interval from Hydrogenimonas urashimensis contains the following:
- a CDS encoding YcxB family protein; translation: MSEPSSIHVSMTWDEATFLEGAKIAYDVDMRHSWRRYAGWFFIALTQFGVVGAIRHQAIGLLLVSTLLVIYWYGLRWPLRRRMLRRFFRSHPDAGKTLEISLLKEGVCVKEGCIPWNRFLRAILSPKGYLLQLDDGTFLYLPRRIFPDSDTRNAFVAEIREKISSIVKIDT
- a CDS encoding ArsR/SmtB family transcription factor, producing the protein MEKGTENFLKAAGALYDETRIRLLKYIDRYGPLCVCELEEAFKMLQSRLSRHLKILKEAGFLTSERRGRWVYYAIHPNPGTFHRAALEKIRSLPLEIPKNRKVCNA
- a CDS encoding TIGR01458 family HAD-type hydrolase, whose amino-acid sequence is MENVKGILLDIGGVLYVGEQPVSGALEAIASLQGRYAMRFVTNSTRRPPGTIHAKLTKMGFEVEPSQLFTALAAARQIVEEAGGKAVTILTEEAEKYFGSLHCIDTASPFVVVGDAGENFNYPRMNRAFRTLMNGARLIAAAKNRYFKDADGELSLDAGGFVTALEYAAGVEATVVGKPSPEFFRQALRSMGVAPEEAVMVGDDIESDIAGAQRAGIRAVLVRTGKFRPSDLEGGVKPDAVIDSVADLPAILL
- a CDS encoding arsenate reductase ArsC; its protein translation is MKKVLILCTGNSCRSIIAEALVNKTLQTKGIEAFSAGSRPSGRVNPDAKRVLEEEGAWDERYHSKTIDEAMKEGPFNLVVTVCDDAKESCPVFPGGVKTIHVGFEDPDGQPYDAFVETKEKIKNDLLPIIEKELNGGNE
- a CDS encoding SLC13 family permease translates to MGKMLIRFLIDEWLLLVSLAGLAATSLYLKSWPLYTEKEMEPIFLLFALFVVVKGIENSQLLGMIAKVLEKRGRIPLLLVLVTFVLSMFVTIDVTLVTVLPIVMAMNIREKENLVILVALTAHAGAALTPFGTPQNIFIFSYYELQTIPFIQTIAPFSFGMLLLFAIAALFLKNRPNSGSKRKKRPISQPLALIYGVLLLIVVLCVLRILPTGTALLALVFALFFDRKSLKVDYALLLTFIAFLGLTTNIQAMIGASLEHPMHIFILSSLMSQVISNVPTTLLMEKFTSNWQALLWGTNVGGFGTLVAALANLITYRIYVAGAEAGKSLSFVRKFVGAGFVAFFAGYAIFYLFY
- a CDS encoding cbb3-type cytochrome c oxidase subunit I, which gives rise to MENVAKKPFLEQLIHGTNFDADSLSALQKVTLRAVVMSFLFFGLVAIEGMIMRMVQTGPINPLPEMFNHPDHYFSIMTVHPIVGIFGSTYQLVFAAFMFLVPYLTKKPLYSVKLANFVWLCITIGTAMAWIAGFIWQYAPLYTLYWPLPADFEQFSVIGAFVFVIGVALIMIGTIGFIYNIYATIFARTGVHKNKTTKELLISGFGIDGLMNLIHKLMGKPPYSKEPALSLPVVAIFRGTVDTFLDAIVILGAGILVLVYIVAHAGGLSWDVHAVDSLLYKNYFWWGLDLVADGLVLIYVAGSWYLLATIITGQKLFMENVARAALLLELFVSWMVWSHHLLADQPQPEMMKLISGEMVTAFELLTQGLALFITLVTLWKARPLKMSPELAYLLGGLVGFGLAVPAGIIQADMGLNRVLHNTQWISFAHFHIALIVGLYMTLYSALYVLWPLVTNNTKLFSKKLTWAHFWLYLIGGIGMGAFAGMAGLDGMLRRHLYVDGEFHGWMILAAIFGTMVLIAWFLFLYNIVMSVGLKGLIGIFKPANNDIATFGIEEEPEPAPAAVKA